The Daucus carota subsp. sativus chromosome 7, DH1 v3.0, whole genome shotgun sequence genome window below encodes:
- the LOC108193991 gene encoding serine carboxypeptidase-like 45, which yields MAMGFSPLSLVLSLLLTCCVIEIKASLYHSDRIINLPGQPQVGFQQFSGYVTLDDKKQRALFYYFVEAEIDPASKPLVLWLNGGPGCSSLGVGAFSENGPFRPNGQVLVRNDYSWNTEANMLYLETPVGVGFSYSNDTSTMTVDDKITARDNLVFLQRWFLKFPQYRGRDLFITGESYAGHYVPQLAQLMTQFNRKHKLFNLKGIALGNPVLDFATDYNSRAEFFWSHGVISDSTYNIFTTVCNYSRYVSEFYRDSISPLCSEVMTQVNKETSKFVDIYDVTLDVCVSSVFAQSKVITTQQVSERIDVCLDDETVNYLNRKDVQKALHARLVGVRKWDVCNNVLDYDWLNIEIPTISIVGSLLKEGIPVLVYSGDQDSVIPLTGSRKLVHRLAKQLGLNTTVPYSVWFEGQQVGGWTQVYGDILSFATVRGAAHEAPFSQPERSLVLFKSFLKGMPLPDSFS from the exons ATGGCAATGGGTTTCTCCCCACTCTCTCTCGTTCTGTCTCTTCTTCTCACTTGTTGTGTCATAGAGATCAAGGCTTCACTCTATCACTCTGATAGAATTATCAATCTCCCTGGACAACCTCAAGTTGGGTTTCAACAATTCTCAGGCTATGTTACTCTGGATGACAAGAAACAAAGAGCTCTCTTTTACTACTTTGTTGAGGCAGAGATTGATCCTGCTTCAAAGCCTCTGGTCCTCTGGCTCAATGGAG GGCCTGGTTGTTCTTCTCTTGGTGTAGGGGCATTTTCTGAGAATGGGCCTTTTAGACCAAATGGCCAGGTTTTGGTTAGGAATGATTACAGTTGGAACACAG AGGCTAATATGCTCTACTTGGAGACACCTGTAGGAGTTGGATTCTCTTACTCAAATGATACATCCACAATGACAGTGGATGATAAAATAACAG ccAGGGACAATCTTGTGTTCTTGCAACGTTGGTTCTTGAAGTTTCCCCAATACAGAGGCAGAGATTTGTTCATAACAGGAGAAAGTTATGCAG GTCACTATGTCCCTCAGCTTGCACAGCTCATGACTCAGTTCAATAGAAAGCATAAGTTGTTCAATTTGAAAGGAATTGCG CTTGGTAACCCAGTGTTGGATTTTGCAACTGACTACAATTCAAGGGCTGAGTTCTTCTGGTCTCATGGAGTAATATCAGATTCAACTTACAATATCTTCACTACTGTGTGCAACTATTCGCGCTATGTTAGTGAATTCTATAGAGACTCCATTTCACCTTTATGTTCTGAAGTTATGACTCAAGTGAACAAAGAAACCAGTAAGTTTGTGGATATATATGATGTTACCCTTGATGTCTGTGTATCATCCGTTTTCGCCCAATCCAAAGTTATTACTACGCAG CAAGTCTCTGAAAGGATTGATGTGTGCTTGGACGACGAGACTGTTAATTATCTGAACAGAAAAGATGTCCAGAAGGCACTTCATGCTCGGCTCGTTGGAGTTCGGAAGTGGGATGTTTGTAACAA TGTTCTGGACTATGACTGGCTTAACATTGAGATACCTACAATCTCTATAGTAGGATCACTTTTGAAGGAAGGTATTCCAGTCTTGGTTTACAG CGGTGATCAGGATTCAGTTATTCCATTGACTGGAAGTCGCAAATTGGTTCATAGGCTGGCAAAGCAACTCGGATTAAACACAACTGTACCTTACAGTGTCTGGTTTGAGGGGCAGCAG GTCGGAGGATGGACTCAAGTTTACGGTGATATCCTCTCATTTGCTACGGTGAGAGGAGCTGCACATGAAGCTCCTTTCTCGCAGCCAGAGCGATCCCTGGTGCTATTCAAGTCATTTTTGAAAGGCATGCCTTTGCCAGACTCCTTCTCCTGA